In a single window of the Micromonospora sp. WMMD1155 genome:
- a CDS encoding YciI family protein, producing the protein MKYMLLMQFSAAGTDFPSIDTWTPAEVQAHIAFMGEVNEKLTAAGEWVDGQGLGGPQQARIVRAGEGGAPVVTEGPFAETKEFLAGFWIVDCDTPQRAVELAAHISTAPGPGGRPLNMPIEVHPVMSAPPQEL; encoded by the coding sequence ATGAAGTACATGCTGCTGATGCAGTTCAGCGCCGCCGGGACCGACTTCCCGAGCATCGACACCTGGACCCCGGCGGAGGTCCAGGCGCACATCGCGTTCATGGGCGAGGTCAACGAGAAGCTCACCGCCGCCGGGGAGTGGGTCGACGGGCAGGGCCTCGGCGGTCCGCAGCAGGCTCGGATCGTCCGCGCTGGTGAGGGTGGTGCGCCGGTCGTCACCGAGGGGCCGTTCGCCGAGACGAAGGAGTTCCTCGCCGGGTTCTGGATCGTCGACTGCGACACCCCACAGCGGGCGGTGGAGCTGGCCGCGCACATCTCGACCGCTCCCGGCCCGGGTGGCCGTCCGCTGAACATGCCGATCGAGGTGCACCCGGTGATGTCCGCGCCACCACAGGAGCTGTGA
- a CDS encoding sigma-70 family RNA polymerase sigma factor, translating into MSTEPRVEDLLRELAPQVLGVLARRFGDFATAEDAVQEALLAAATQWPTEGLPDNPRGWLIQVGYRRMIELVRGEQARRRREDLVARRDPDDQRHAPAADEELTAGRDDTLVLLMLCCHPALAPTSAVALTLRAVGGLSTAEIARAFLVPEATMAQRISRAKQRIRASGLPFRMPEPAERADRLAAVRQVLYLVFTEGHTSTTGPDLRRIDLAAEAIRLTRALHTLLPDDSESAGLLALMLLTEARGPARTGPSGELISLSEQDRSRWDAAAIAEGVALVTRALPRGPVGPYQVQAAIAALHDEAPSTDATDWPQILALYEVLERLAGSPVVALNRAVATAMVHGPAAGLAAVDKLADDPRLTGHHRLTAARAHLHEMAGDREQAVVAYRIAAARTNSLPEQRYLTMRAARLAAETTPAQPED; encoded by the coding sequence CTGAGCACCGAACCCCGCGTCGAGGACCTGCTGCGCGAACTCGCGCCGCAGGTCCTCGGCGTGCTCGCCCGCCGCTTCGGTGACTTCGCCACCGCCGAGGACGCGGTGCAGGAGGCACTGTTGGCCGCCGCGACCCAGTGGCCGACCGAAGGGCTGCCGGACAACCCGCGCGGCTGGCTGATCCAGGTCGGCTACCGCCGGATGATCGAGCTGGTCCGCGGCGAGCAGGCCCGACGCCGAAGGGAGGACCTGGTCGCCCGGCGGGATCCGGACGACCAGCGGCACGCACCGGCCGCGGACGAGGAGTTGACCGCCGGGCGGGACGACACGTTGGTCCTGTTGATGCTCTGCTGCCATCCGGCACTCGCTCCGACGTCCGCGGTGGCGCTGACGCTGCGCGCCGTCGGCGGTCTCAGCACCGCCGAGATCGCCCGCGCCTTCCTGGTGCCCGAGGCGACGATGGCACAGCGGATCAGCCGGGCCAAGCAGCGCATCCGTGCATCCGGGCTGCCGTTCCGGATGCCCGAGCCGGCCGAGCGGGCCGACCGCCTGGCGGCCGTACGGCAGGTGTTGTACCTGGTCTTCACCGAGGGGCACACCAGCACCACCGGCCCGGACCTGCGGCGGATCGACCTCGCGGCCGAGGCGATCCGGCTCACCCGCGCGCTGCACACACTGCTGCCCGACGACAGCGAGTCGGCCGGGCTGCTGGCGTTGATGCTCCTCACGGAGGCTCGCGGCCCGGCGCGGACCGGGCCGTCCGGCGAACTGATCTCCCTGTCCGAGCAGGACCGCAGCCGCTGGGACGCGGCGGCGATCGCCGAGGGCGTCGCGCTGGTCACCCGGGCTCTGCCCCGCGGGCCGGTCGGCCCGTACCAGGTACAGGCCGCCATCGCCGCGCTGCACGACGAGGCACCGAGCACCGACGCGACCGACTGGCCGCAGATCCTGGCGCTCTACGAGGTGCTGGAACGGCTCGCCGGCAGCCCGGTGGTGGCACTCAACCGGGCCGTGGCGACCGCCATGGTGCACGGGCCGGCCGCCGGCCTCGCCGCCGTCGACAAGCTGGCCGACGACCCCCGGCTCACCGGGCACCACCGACTGACCGCCGCCCGGGCGCACCTGCACGAGATGGCCGGCGACCGGGAGCAGGCCGTCGTGGCCTACCGCATTGCCGCCGCACGCACGAACAGCCTTCCCGAGCAGCGCTACCTGACCATGCGAGCGGCCCGGCTCGCCGCCGAGACAACACCAGCGCAACCCGAGGACTGA
- a CDS encoding multidrug efflux SMR transporter, which yields MAYVLLGIAILAEVLATSLLKSTAGFSRLWPTVGCLTGYVLAFLLLAQAVKEIPVGVAYALWSGLGTATIVAIGAVFLDEPVGPAKLVGIALIIAGVVIVNLTGEH from the coding sequence ATGGCGTACGTGCTCTTGGGAATCGCCATCCTGGCCGAGGTGCTGGCGACCAGCCTGCTCAAGAGCACTGCGGGGTTCAGCCGGCTCTGGCCGACGGTGGGCTGCCTGACCGGTTACGTACTGGCGTTCCTGCTGCTGGCCCAGGCGGTCAAGGAGATCCCGGTCGGCGTCGCGTACGCCCTCTGGTCGGGTTTGGGCACCGCCACGATCGTGGCGATCGGGGCGGTGTTCCTGGACGAGCCGGTCGGGCCGGCCAAGCTCGTCGGCATCGCGTTGATCATCGCCGGGGTGGTGATCGTGAACCTGACCGGCGAGCACTGA